From one Pseudomonas sp. S35 genomic stretch:
- a CDS encoding GGDEF domain-containing protein encodes MFCVLKPHRWKLALLLIAANAGLILHLACGELKSFSEWVWLDIIGEGGSALLALVWLGLVLKSRPAGRVTHYLALGLSCIFFSWWIDSLDEFIRLPDSITWDHWLESGPMPVGMILLTIGIYHWHREQLAISAQMEKRERLFREHRLFDKLTPLGGADYLKRQLADSLRDSREQQQPLSLLALDLDHFAAINQAYGHAEGDAVLQALSHLLLLNLRRQDLLCRLAGDRFVVLLPNTGERQAKELALELQQAVHGLAHKTRQQGERLQLAATTAVVMALDEPPHDLLKRLNLALARAKQPLAKSA; translated from the coding sequence ATGTTTTGCGTGCTCAAACCTCACCGCTGGAAACTCGCCCTGCTGCTCATTGCCGCCAATGCCGGGCTGATCCTGCACCTGGCCTGCGGCGAGCTCAAAAGCTTCAGCGAATGGGTGTGGCTGGACATCATCGGCGAAGGCGGCTCGGCGCTGCTGGCCTTGGTGTGGCTGGGCCTGGTGCTGAAAAGCCGCCCCGCTGGGCGCGTTACCCATTACCTGGCGCTGGGGCTGTCGTGCATCTTTTTCTCGTGGTGGATCGACAGCCTCGACGAGTTCATCCGCCTGCCCGACAGCATCACGTGGGACCATTGGCTTGAATCCGGGCCGATGCCGGTGGGTATGATCCTGCTGACCATCGGCATCTACCATTGGCACCGCGAACAACTGGCAATCAGCGCGCAGATGGAAAAGCGCGAGCGGCTGTTTCGCGAGCACCGGCTGTTCGACAAACTCACGCCCCTGGGCGGTGCCGACTACCTCAAGCGCCAACTGGCCGACAGCTTGCGAGACAGCCGCGAACAGCAGCAACCACTGTCGCTGCTGGCGCTGGACCTGGACCACTTCGCGGCCATCAACCAGGCCTACGGACATGCCGAGGGCGACGCGGTGCTCCAGGCCCTCAGCCATTTGCTGCTGCTCAACCTGCGCCGCCAGGACTTGCTGTGCCGCCTGGCTGGCGACCGCTTTGTGGTGCTGCTGCCCAACACCGGCGAACGCCAGGCCAAGGAGCTCGCGCTGGAGTTGCAGCAAGCGGTGCATGGCCTGGCCCACAAGACCCGGCAACAGGGCGAACGCCTGCAACTGGCAGCGACCACGGCTGTGGTGATGGCCCTGGACGAGCCGCCCCACGACTTGCTCAAGCGCCTCAACCTCGCGTTGGCGCGGGCCAAGCAACCCCTTGCGAAAAGCGCCTGA